In Zingiber officinale cultivar Zhangliang chromosome 1A, Zo_v1.1, whole genome shotgun sequence, a genomic segment contains:
- the LOC122000806 gene encoding WUSCHEL-related homeobox 9-like: MSMEARVGAKCGRWNPTVEQVKVLTDLFSSGLRTPTTDQIQMISTHLSAFGKIESKNVFYWFQNHKARERHHKKRRRGPPDDVDGDGAGDGDHHKPRTRCFPAGRAKDKQEVFWQRPEIKETTETLELFPLKSSISEEEKVIAVRGELCGRTLYLDATGRDHPPLDLRLSFNYVE; encoded by the exons ATGAGTATGGAGGCGCGGGTGGGCGCCAAGTGTGGCCGGTGGAACCCGACGGTGGAGCAGGTGAAGGTGCTGACGGACTTGTTCAGCTCCGGGCTGCGCACGCCCACCACCGACCAGATCCAAATGATCTCCACTCACCTTAGCGCCTTCGGCAAGATCGAGAGCAAGAACGTCTTCTACTGGTTCCAGAACCACAAGGCCCGCGAGCGCCACCACAAGAAGCGCCGCCGCGGTCCCCCAGACGATGTCGACGGAGACGGCGCCGGGGACGGCGATCACCATAAACCCAGAACTAGATGCTTCCCCGCAG GGCGCGCCAAGGACAAGCAGGAAGTATTCTGGCAGCGGCCGGAGATCAAAGAGACGACGGAGACACTGGAGTTGTTTCCTTTGAAGTCATCCATCTCAGAGGAAGAGAAGGTTATCGCCGTGAGAGGCGAGCTCTGCGGGCGAACGTTATACTTGGATGCAACTGGAAGAGATCATCCGCCGTTGGATTTGCGATTGAGCTTCAATTACGTAgagtaa